A genomic segment from Nicotiana sylvestris chromosome 1, ASM39365v2, whole genome shotgun sequence encodes:
- the LOC104243578 gene encoding uncharacterized protein yields the protein MGLIMSFMGKGLPTQLISKVTGKFHESFVDKNITDFEGFHLAILDMFVTVNGALPGKHWIVPSRDKIEECFKEWKQLDEEGKKKKVLEFMEKNIKLNRLDQTSLIIGLATPPASMAAKRAGEGVPQLKFIKSIPDVLFVPAATLVALASVKLSRKIFLQHAASEDRLIENHPGTSNS from the exons GATTGCCAACACAGCTTATAAGTAAGGTGACGGGAAAATTTCACGAGTCTTTCGTGGATAAAAATATCACGGATTTTGAAGGGTTCCATCTGGCAATTCTTGACATGTTCGT CACTGTGAATGGTGCATTGCCTGGTAAGCACTGGATTGTGCCTTCGCGTGACAAAATCGAG GAGTGTTTTAAGGAATGGAAGCAACTCGATGAAGaaggcaagaagaagaaggtccTAGAGTTCATGGAGAAGAACATAAAACTAAACAGGTTAGATCAGACTTCGCTCATCATTGGGCTGGCAACACCACCTGCATCAATGGCAGCCAAGAGAGCCGGTGAAGGTGTGCCTCAGCTCAAATTTATTAAATCCATTCCAGACGTGCTGTTTGTACCTGCTGCTACATTGGTTGCTCTTGCATCAGTTAAACTTTCCAGAAAGATATTCCTCCAACACGCAGCATCTGAAGACCGTCTAATTGAAAACCATCCTGGAACATCGAATTCTTAA